One Actinosynnema pretiosum DNA segment encodes these proteins:
- a CDS encoding LPXTG cell wall anchor domain-containing protein: MQFARTAGKSIGVAATVVAAGLLMALPASAHNRSLDVKCDTTTGEAVFTLKLTQYARNLDNVLKVTEGDTVLEDTKFRGDFIKSYKVPGNVERTFKVELLAGDDNSKSSRYSFKAEKSLDELCKQPEKPTTPPETPKEEVPPTKDTTPPAESSSSQPPAPTESSTPVVPTPEEVPFPSVTESVAPTTTTSAEVVPVTEDTEGLANTGASVAVPLGIGAALLAAGGGVLFFMRKRGAANNG, translated from the coding sequence ATGCAGTTCGCACGAACCGCCGGCAAGTCCATCGGCGTTGCCGCGACCGTCGTTGCCGCCGGTTTGCTCATGGCGCTCCCCGCCTCCGCGCACAACCGCTCCCTGGACGTGAAGTGCGACACCACGACGGGTGAGGCCGTCTTCACCCTGAAGCTGACCCAGTACGCCCGCAACCTCGACAACGTCCTGAAGGTCACCGAGGGCGACACCGTCCTGGAGGACACCAAGTTCCGGGGCGACTTCATCAAGTCCTACAAGGTCCCCGGCAACGTGGAGCGGACCTTCAAGGTCGAACTGCTGGCTGGCGACGACAACAGCAAGAGCAGCCGGTACTCGTTCAAGGCTGAGAAGTCGCTCGACGAGCTGTGCAAGCAGCCCGAGAAGCCCACCACGCCGCCGGAGACCCCGAAGGAGGAGGTGCCCCCGACCAAGGACACCACTCCTCCGGCCGAGTCGAGCAGCAGCCAGCCGCCCGCCCCGACCGAGTCCTCCACCCCGGTGGTCCCCACCCCCGAGGAGGTGCCGTTCCCGAGCGTGACCGAGTCCGTCGCGCCGACCACGACCACCTCGGCCGAGGTCGTCCCGGTCACCGAGGACACCGAGGGCCTGGCCAACACCGGCGCCAGCGTCGCCGTGCCGCTGGGCATCGGCGCCGCGCTGCTCGCCGCGGGCGGTGGCGTGCTGTTCTTCATGCGCAAGCGCGGTGCGGCCAACAACGGCTGA
- a CDS encoding zinc-dependent alcohol dehydrogenase family protein: MKAAVITGVGSVEVTEVPDPTPGPREVVVDVAACGLCGTDLHILQGEFAPTLPVVPGHEFSGVIVEIGSDVTELQIGDRVAVDPSLYCFECRMCRLGKNNLCERWNAIGVTRPGGAAEFAVAPVSNCVKLPDSVRTEDAALIEPLSCAVRGYDVLRSQMASRVLIYGSGTMGLMMLQLGKLTGASSIEVVDLNPERLATAHKLGVTATAASADELDRPQGWDVVIDATGNAKAIQDGLGRVAKGGTFLQFGVSDYATRVTIDPYRIYNQEITITGSMAVLHSFERAADLFSTGVLDPEVFISHREPLADYASALEMFKNGQGRKIQVLP; this comes from the coding sequence GTGAAAGCAGCCGTGATCACCGGGGTCGGCTCGGTGGAGGTCACCGAGGTCCCCGACCCCACACCGGGCCCCCGCGAGGTCGTGGTGGACGTCGCCGCGTGCGGGCTGTGCGGCACCGACCTGCACATCCTGCAGGGCGAGTTCGCGCCGACCCTGCCGGTCGTGCCGGGCCACGAGTTCTCCGGCGTCATCGTCGAGATCGGCTCCGACGTCACCGAGCTGCAGATCGGCGACCGGGTCGCGGTCGACCCGTCGCTGTACTGCTTCGAGTGCCGCATGTGCCGCCTGGGCAAGAACAACCTGTGCGAGCGCTGGAACGCCATCGGCGTCACCCGCCCCGGCGGCGCCGCCGAGTTCGCGGTCGCCCCGGTCTCGAACTGCGTGAAGCTGCCCGACTCCGTCCGCACCGAGGACGCCGCGCTCATCGAGCCGCTGTCCTGCGCGGTGCGCGGCTACGACGTGCTGCGCTCCCAGATGGCCAGCCGGGTCCTCATCTACGGCTCCGGCACCATGGGCCTGATGATGCTCCAGCTGGGCAAGCTCACCGGCGCCTCCAGCATCGAGGTCGTCGACCTCAACCCGGAGCGCCTGGCCACCGCCCACAAGCTCGGCGTCACCGCCACCGCGGCGTCCGCCGACGAGCTGGACCGCCCGCAGGGCTGGGACGTCGTCATCGACGCCACCGGCAACGCCAAGGCCATCCAGGACGGCCTCGGCCGGGTCGCCAAGGGCGGCACGTTCCTGCAGTTCGGCGTCTCCGACTACGCGACGCGGGTGACCATCGACCCGTACCGCATCTACAACCAGGAGATCACCATCACCGGCTCGATGGCGGTGCTGCACTCGTTCGAGCGCGCGGCCGACCTGTTCTCGACCGGTGTGCTCGACCCCGAGGTGTTCATCAGCCACCGGGAGCCGCTCGCGGACTACGCGTCGGCGCTGGAGATGTTCAAGAACGGCCAGGGCCGCAAGATCCAGGTCCTGCCGTAG
- a CDS encoding carbohydrate ABC transporter permease produces the protein MMLGLLAWVCGLIFVAPVAWMVLTSFHSETDAATSTPSFFAPLTLDGYNTFFDTNPWPPLMNSLSASVGSTLLVLLLAVPAAYALSIKKVEKWSDVLFFFLTTKMLPVVAGLLPIYLVAQYTGMLDNISFLVVLYTSMNLPIAVWLMRSFLAEVPKEIMEAAALDGAGLAVTIRRVVAPVAMPGIAATSLICFIFSWNELLFARVLTGVVAGTAPVYLTGFVTSQGYFLAKVCAAAVVVSLPVLVAGFAAQDKLVQGLSLGAVK, from the coding sequence ATGATGTTGGGCCTGCTCGCCTGGGTCTGCGGTTTGATCTTCGTGGCGCCCGTCGCCTGGATGGTGCTCACCTCGTTCCACAGCGAGACGGACGCGGCGACCAGCACCCCGTCGTTCTTCGCCCCGCTGACGCTGGACGGCTACAACACCTTCTTCGACACCAACCCGTGGCCGCCGCTGATGAACTCGCTCAGCGCCTCGGTGGGGTCGACGCTCCTGGTGCTGCTGCTGGCCGTCCCGGCCGCGTACGCCCTCTCGATCAAGAAGGTCGAGAAGTGGTCGGACGTGCTGTTCTTCTTCCTCACCACCAAGATGCTGCCGGTCGTCGCGGGCCTGCTGCCGATCTACCTGGTCGCGCAGTACACCGGGATGCTCGACAACATCTCGTTCCTGGTCGTCCTCTACACCTCGATGAACCTGCCGATCGCGGTCTGGCTGATGCGCTCCTTCCTCGCCGAGGTGCCCAAGGAGATCATGGAAGCCGCCGCGCTGGACGGCGCCGGGCTCGCGGTCACCATCCGCCGCGTCGTCGCCCCGGTCGCCATGCCCGGCATCGCCGCCACCTCGCTGATCTGCTTCATCTTCAGCTGGAACGAGCTGCTGTTCGCGCGAGTGCTGACCGGCGTCGTCGCCGGCACCGCGCCGGTGTACCTGACCGGGTTCGTCACCAGCCAGGGCTACTTCCTGGCCAAGGTCTGCGCCGCCGCCGTCGTGGTGTCGCTGCCGGTGCTCGTCGCCGGGTTCGCCGCCCAGGACAAGCTCGTCCAGGGCCTTTCTTTGGGAGCGGTCAAGTGA
- a CDS encoding carbohydrate ABC transporter permease — MKGAARWARRAPLLPALIFTIVVTQLPFVATLGISLMEWNSLDPENRGFAGLDNYVAVFTDSGLRSSVWTTIVLTVTVVLVSLILGLGLALLLDRKFFGRGAVRTMLIAPFLVVPVAAALLWKHALYNPDYGLFNGLLKMVFGEDGPHVEWISDMPLIAVEAALIWQWTPFMMLILLAGLQSRPQDAVEAAHIDGASSFQVFRYLTLPHLRQYLELGGLLGSIYIVQNFDAVFTITSGGLGTANLPYSVYQTFFQAHDYGRASAAGVVVVVGSIIIATFALRVVSSLLREEARS; from the coding sequence GTGAAGGGGGCGGCGCGCTGGGCACGACGCGCGCCGCTCCTCCCCGCCCTCATCTTCACCATCGTGGTGACCCAGCTGCCGTTCGTCGCCACGCTGGGCATCTCGCTGATGGAGTGGAACTCACTCGACCCCGAGAACCGGGGTTTCGCGGGCCTGGACAACTACGTCGCCGTGTTCACCGACTCGGGCCTGCGCTCCTCGGTGTGGACGACGATCGTCCTGACGGTCACCGTCGTGCTCGTCAGCCTCATCCTCGGACTGGGGCTCGCGCTCCTGCTGGACCGCAAGTTCTTCGGCCGCGGCGCCGTGCGCACCATGCTCATCGCGCCGTTCCTGGTCGTCCCCGTCGCCGCCGCCCTGCTGTGGAAGCACGCGCTCTACAACCCGGACTACGGCCTGTTCAACGGCCTGCTGAAGATGGTGTTCGGCGAGGACGGCCCGCACGTCGAGTGGATCAGCGACATGCCGCTGATCGCGGTCGAGGCCGCGCTGATCTGGCAGTGGACCCCGTTCATGATGCTGATCCTGCTCGCGGGCCTGCAGTCCCGCCCGCAGGACGCGGTCGAGGCCGCGCACATCGACGGCGCCAGCTCGTTCCAGGTTTTCCGCTACCTGACCCTGCCGCACCTGCGGCAGTACCTGGAGCTGGGCGGCCTGCTCGGGTCGATCTACATCGTGCAGAACTTCGACGCGGTGTTCACGATCACCTCGGGCGGCCTGGGCACGGCGAACCTGCCGTACTCGGTGTACCAGACCTTCTTCCAGGCGCACGACTACGGCCGGGCGTCCGCCGCCGGTGTGGTCGTTGTGGTCGGGTCGATCATCATCGCGACGTTCGCGCTGCGCGTCGTCTCGTCGCTGCTGCGTGAGGAGGCTCGCTCGTGA
- a CDS encoding ABC transporter substrate-binding protein — protein sequence MKSLRYGGLAAAVLMATAACAGAGGGGGGNENSINVLMVNNPQMEDLQKLTADNFTKDTGITVNFTVLPENDVRDKISQDFSSQAGQYDVATISNYETPIYAKNNWLTPLDEYVAKDSGFAQDDVLESVRQSLTAADGKVYAQPFYGESSFLMYRKDIMDAKGITMPEKPTWQQVADIAAQVDGAEPGMKGICLRGQPGWGQLMAPLTTVVNTFGGTWFTKDWQAQVNSPEFKEATDFYVNLVRDHGENGAPQAGFAECLNNMTQGKVAMWYDATSAAGLLEGADSPVKGKLGFAQAPVVKTDSSGWLYTWAFGIQKASKKADNAWKFISWASGKGYEELAGKSLGWSRVPDGKRSSTYERPEYLEASGTFAKQVEAAISGTKPNDPGVQPRPAPGIQFVGIPEFTDLGTQVSQKISAAIAGSTTVEQALTESQALAETVAEKNRGK from the coding sequence ATGAAGTCACTCCGATACGGCGGACTCGCCGCAGCCGTGCTCATGGCCACCGCTGCCTGCGCAGGCGCGGGCGGCGGCGGTGGCGGGAACGAGAACTCGATCAACGTTCTCATGGTCAACAACCCGCAGATGGAAGACCTCCAGAAGCTGACCGCGGACAACTTCACCAAGGACACGGGCATCACGGTGAACTTCACCGTCCTGCCCGAGAACGACGTCCGCGACAAGATCAGCCAGGACTTCTCCAGCCAGGCCGGGCAGTACGACGTCGCCACGATCTCCAACTACGAGACGCCGATCTACGCCAAGAACAACTGGCTGACCCCGCTCGACGAGTACGTCGCCAAGGACTCCGGCTTCGCCCAGGACGACGTCCTGGAGTCGGTGCGCCAGTCCCTGACCGCCGCCGACGGCAAGGTCTACGCCCAGCCGTTCTACGGCGAGTCCTCGTTCCTGATGTACCGCAAGGACATCATGGACGCCAAGGGCATCACCATGCCGGAGAAGCCCACCTGGCAGCAGGTCGCCGACATCGCCGCCCAGGTCGACGGCGCCGAGCCCGGCATGAAGGGCATCTGCCTGCGCGGCCAGCCCGGCTGGGGCCAGCTGATGGCGCCGCTCACCACGGTCGTCAACACCTTCGGCGGCACCTGGTTCACGAAGGACTGGCAGGCCCAGGTGAACTCCCCGGAGTTCAAGGAGGCCACCGACTTCTACGTCAACCTGGTCCGCGACCACGGTGAGAACGGCGCCCCGCAGGCCGGCTTCGCCGAGTGCCTGAACAACATGACCCAGGGCAAGGTCGCCATGTGGTACGACGCGACCTCCGCCGCAGGCCTCCTCGAAGGCGCCGACTCGCCGGTCAAGGGCAAGCTCGGCTTCGCCCAGGCCCCCGTGGTCAAGACCGACAGCTCCGGCTGGCTCTACACCTGGGCGTTCGGCATCCAGAAGGCCAGCAAGAAGGCCGACAACGCCTGGAAGTTCATCTCCTGGGCCTCCGGCAAGGGCTACGAGGAGCTCGCGGGCAAGTCCCTCGGCTGGTCGCGCGTCCCGGACGGCAAGCGCTCCTCCACCTACGAGCGCCCCGAGTACCTGGAGGCCAGCGGCACCTTCGCCAAGCAGGTCGAGGCGGCCATCTCCGGCACCAAGCCGAACGACCCCGGCGTGCAGCCCCGCCCGGCCCCCGGCATCCAGTTCGTCGGCATCCCGGAGTTCACCGACCTGGGCACCCAGGTCTCCCAGAAGATCAGCGCCGCGATCGCCGGCTCCACCACCGTCGAGCAGGCCCTGACCGAGAGCCAGGCGCTGGCCGAGACCGTGGCCGAGAAGAACCGGGGCAAGTGA
- a CDS encoding DeoR/GlpR family DNA-binding transcription regulator produces the protein MRADERKRRILARARADGRVDVAEIAAELEVAQETVRRDLRLLDEHGLVRRTHGGAFPVESAGYETGLKFRSASMVPEKRRIAQLAAERLGDAETVFVDEGYTPQLVAEALPTGRPLTVITASLPTAAALSESPTITVLLLGGRVRGRTMATVDHWATRMLSEMVIDLAYIGANGISREHGLTTPDPAVGAVKSQALAAARRRIFVGVHTKFGVASFHRFGAVADLEAIVTDSVLPSGEAHRYALLGPKVVRA, from the coding sequence GTGCGCGCTGACGAGCGCAAGAGGCGCATCCTGGCTCGCGCCCGCGCCGACGGCCGGGTCGACGTCGCGGAGATCGCGGCCGAGCTGGAGGTCGCGCAGGAGACCGTGCGCCGGGACCTGCGCCTGCTCGACGAGCACGGGCTGGTCCGCCGGACCCACGGCGGCGCCTTCCCGGTCGAGAGCGCGGGCTACGAGACGGGCCTGAAGTTCCGCTCCGCCTCGATGGTCCCGGAGAAGCGCCGCATCGCCCAGCTCGCCGCCGAGCGGCTGGGGGACGCGGAGACCGTGTTCGTCGACGAGGGCTACACCCCCCAGCTCGTCGCGGAGGCCCTGCCGACCGGCAGGCCCCTCACGGTCATCACGGCGTCGCTGCCCACGGCGGCGGCGCTCTCGGAGTCGCCCACCATCACCGTGCTGCTCCTGGGCGGCCGGGTGCGTGGCCGCACCATGGCCACGGTGGACCACTGGGCGACCAGGATGCTCTCGGAGATGGTCATCGACCTCGCCTACATCGGGGCCAACGGCATCTCCCGCGAGCACGGGCTCACCACCCCCGACCCCGCGGTCGGGGCGGTGAAGTCGCAAGCGCTGGCAGCCGCCCGCCGCCGGATCTTCGTCGGTGTCCACACGAAGTTCGGCGTGGCGAGCTTCCACAGGTTCGGCGCAGTGGCCGACCTGGAGGCGATCGTGACCGACTCGGTGCTCCCCTCGGGTGAGGCGCACCGGTACGCCCTGCTGGGCCCCAAGGTCGTCAGGGCCTAG
- a CDS encoding Clp protease/crotonase-like domain-containing protein, with protein sequence MVLTLHVLDGVAVVRADRPLECELGPLLEVLPVVASRGAGVLHGCFLPASGPREVALAPRRQVAAQRALLVRVCASLTASGIPLIAAVDGHAGGSGWELASACGSRVLAEEAVVVGLTGGRVLHGRALDARAALRTGLVDRVAPAWRVVLDAIELAAERRRLPTPSRACRTTA encoded by the coding sequence ATGGTGCTCACCCTCCACGTGCTCGACGGGGTCGCGGTCGTCCGCGCCGACCGGCCGCTGGAGTGCGAGCTGGGCCCGCTCCTGGAAGTGCTGCCGGTGGTGGCCTCGCGCGGGGCGGGCGTGCTGCACGGCTGCTTCCTGCCCGCCTCCGGGCCGCGCGAGGTGGCGCTGGCCCCCCGCCGCCAGGTCGCCGCGCAGCGCGCGCTGCTGGTCCGGGTGTGCGCCTCGCTCACCGCGTCCGGCATCCCGCTGATCGCCGCCGTCGACGGCCACGCGGGTGGCAGCGGGTGGGAGCTGGCCTCGGCCTGCGGGTCGCGGGTGCTGGCGGAGGAGGCGGTGGTCGTCGGCCTGACCGGCGGCCGGGTGCTGCACGGCCGGGCGCTCGACGCCCGCGCCGCCCTGCGGACCGGCCTGGTCGACCGGGTCGCCCCGGCCTGGCGGGTCGTGCTGGACGCCATCGAGCTGGCCGCCGAGCGCAGACGCCTCCCGACCCCCTCCCGCGCCTGCCGCACCACCGCGTGA
- a CDS encoding type 2 lanthipeptide synthetase LanM family protein, with protein sequence MPPSATRRAPTTAWWAAGVRTVHREQQVSHGRPAWAAFTERACAHVPPGRFPGGTWEEGFAFALRPLVRAATAQDRRFRDDFARDLGLRLARTAARTLVVELHRWRLDGRLRGLTSRDRFASFVEDLRPARLFAEYPVLARLLGQTCLQAVRAHREVLDHLADDRVALVAALMGGRDPGPLVGVSTSGDRHGGGRAVAVLTFADGRKVVHRPRPVEQHALFADLLAWYGGRTGLDLRVPPVLVRPGYGWVAFTEGAPCADVTDLDRFYHRLGGLLALLHAVDATDAHYENLIACGDQPVLVDVETLFQPTTGVPADPAARALARSVQRTAVLPSVLLGEHGVQDVGGVGGDAGDHPGDGVRWVDAGTDRMRLARGPVPVAVAGNRPVLGGRPAEPAEHTGALLAGFRLGYDALCSWREELLERVRGFAGAPVRYVPRSTRVYAELLDESTHPDALRRAPERDLALELLREESGDDRALRALVPHEVADLWAGDVPLFTTRPESVDVWTSVGERLPGVLDEPVLAAVERKIAGLDEVDRHDQEWVIAAALACRPAEVAHRTGGALRSSVGSAVPDPRRLLVAACGVADEVLARSLVEGGGGGFGGGRVNWIGLELVEDRHWAVAPMGAGLSNGYTGVALFLAQVGALTGASRYTGPAREALAPVPGLLARFEADPELALAVGVGGFHGMGGICYALARVGRLLGDDPEIAGWLASAVRVLGIAAGIEPWEVERGNRGGRARGGRARGGRVRGGPGRGSWGSAAVGGVGVGGGIGGGIVDGGVAGVVEGWAGGVAALVAVAGTAGGAVGAEALRVARVLAERLLVADVRGDGFARGRAGVGWALLRYARAAGDERCAVAGRALLRADRALRQRLVDVREADHSWCSGLSGALLAHTGQVGQAVDAHTLHVDRCLNALAVHEPLRDLSLCHGELGVVEAVAVLAERGHDRAEATRTRRAGVLLGALEQGGARCGTPGGVPSAGLLTGLAGIGYGLLRLGFPTSVPSALLLEDR encoded by the coding sequence GTGCCACCCTCAGCCACCCGCCGCGCCCCCACCACCGCCTGGTGGGCCGCTGGCGTGCGGACCGTCCACCGGGAGCAGCAGGTCTCGCACGGCAGACCCGCGTGGGCCGCGTTCACCGAGCGGGCCTGCGCGCACGTGCCGCCCGGCCGCTTCCCCGGTGGCACGTGGGAGGAGGGGTTCGCGTTCGCGCTGCGCCCCCTGGTGCGCGCCGCGACCGCGCAGGACCGGCGGTTCCGCGACGACTTCGCCCGCGACCTGGGCCTGCGCCTGGCCCGCACCGCCGCCCGCACCCTCGTGGTGGAGCTGCACCGGTGGCGGCTCGACGGGCGGCTGCGCGGGCTGACCTCGCGGGACCGGTTCGCCTCGTTCGTGGAGGACCTCAGGCCCGCCAGGCTGTTCGCCGAGTACCCGGTGCTCGCCAGGCTGCTCGGCCAGACCTGCCTGCAGGCCGTGCGCGCCCACCGCGAGGTGCTCGACCACCTGGCCGACGACCGGGTCGCGCTCGTCGCGGCCCTGATGGGTGGCCGCGACCCCGGACCGCTCGTCGGCGTCTCCACCAGCGGCGACCGGCACGGCGGCGGGCGCGCGGTGGCGGTGCTGACGTTCGCCGACGGGCGCAAGGTCGTGCACCGGCCCCGGCCCGTGGAGCAGCACGCGCTGTTCGCCGACCTGCTCGCCTGGTACGGCGGGCGCACCGGCCTCGACCTGCGCGTCCCGCCCGTGCTGGTGCGGCCCGGCTACGGCTGGGTCGCCTTCACCGAGGGCGCGCCGTGCGCCGACGTGACCGACCTCGACCGGTTCTACCACCGGCTCGGCGGGCTGCTCGCGCTGCTGCACGCCGTCGACGCCACCGACGCGCACTACGAGAACCTGATCGCGTGCGGGGACCAGCCGGTGCTCGTGGACGTGGAGACGCTGTTCCAGCCGACCACCGGCGTGCCCGCCGACCCGGCCGCGCGGGCGCTGGCCCGGTCGGTGCAGCGCACGGCGGTGCTGCCGAGCGTGCTGCTGGGCGAGCACGGGGTGCAGGACGTCGGCGGGGTCGGCGGGGACGCGGGCGACCACCCCGGCGACGGGGTGCGGTGGGTGGACGCGGGGACCGACCGGATGCGGCTGGCGCGCGGGCCGGTGCCGGTGGCGGTGGCGGGGAACCGGCCGGTGCTGGGCGGGCGGCCCGCCGAGCCCGCCGAGCACACCGGGGCGCTGCTGGCCGGGTTCCGGCTGGGGTACGACGCGCTGTGCTCGTGGCGGGAGGAGCTGCTGGAGCGGGTGCGGGGGTTCGCGGGGGCGCCGGTGCGGTACGTGCCCCGGTCGACGCGGGTGTACGCGGAGCTGCTGGACGAGTCGACCCACCCGGACGCGCTGCGCCGGGCGCCGGAGCGGGACCTGGCGCTGGAGCTGCTGCGGGAGGAGTCCGGGGACGACCGGGCCCTGCGCGCGCTGGTGCCGCACGAGGTGGCGGACCTGTGGGCGGGCGACGTGCCGCTGTTCACCACGCGGCCGGAGTCGGTGGACGTGTGGACGTCGGTGGGCGAGCGGCTGCCGGGGGTGCTGGACGAGCCGGTGCTGGCGGCGGTGGAGCGGAAGATCGCCGGGCTGGACGAGGTGGACCGGCACGACCAGGAGTGGGTGATCGCGGCGGCGCTGGCCTGCCGACCGGCCGAGGTCGCGCACCGGACGGGCGGGGCGCTGCGGTCCTCGGTGGGGAGCGCGGTGCCGGACCCGCGGCGGCTGCTGGTGGCGGCGTGCGGGGTGGCGGACGAGGTGCTGGCGCGGAGCCTGGTGGAGGGCGGCGGGGGCGGTTTCGGCGGGGGCCGGGTCAACTGGATCGGGTTGGAGCTGGTCGAGGACCGGCACTGGGCGGTCGCGCCGATGGGAGCGGGGCTGTCGAACGGGTACACCGGGGTGGCGCTGTTCCTGGCGCAGGTCGGGGCGCTGACCGGGGCGTCCCGGTACACCGGGCCCGCGCGGGAGGCGCTCGCGCCGGTGCCGGGGCTGCTCGCCCGGTTCGAGGCGGACCCGGAGCTGGCGCTGGCGGTCGGGGTCGGCGGGTTCCACGGGATGGGTGGGATCTGCTACGCCCTGGCGCGCGTCGGGCGGCTGCTCGGGGACGACCCGGAGATCGCGGGGTGGCTCGCCTCGGCGGTCCGGGTGCTGGGGATCGCGGCCGGGATCGAGCCGTGGGAGGTCGAGCGCGGGAACCGGGGCGGCCGGGCGCGGGGTGGTCGGGCGCGGGGCGGTCGGGTCCGGGGCGGTCCGGGGCGGGGGTCCTGGGGGTCTGCGGCTGTGGGCGGTGTGGGCGTCGGCGGCGGGATCGGCGGCGGGATCGTCGACGGCGGGGTCGCCGGGGTGGTCGAGGGGTGGGCCGGTGGGGTGGCGGCGCTGGTCGCGGTCGCCGGGACGGCCGGTGGCGCGGTGGGCGCGGAGGCGTTGCGGGTGGCGCGGGTGCTGGCCGAGCGGTTGCTGGTGGCCGACGTGCGCGGGGACGGGTTCGCGCGGGGGCGGGCCGGGGTCGGGTGGGCGCTGCTGCGGTACGCGCGCGCGGCCGGGGACGAGCGGTGCGCCGTCGCCGGGCGGGCGCTGCTGCGGGCGGACCGGGCGCTGCGGCAGCGGCTGGTGGACGTGCGCGAGGCCGACCACAGCTGGTGCTCGGGGCTGTCCGGGGCGCTGCTCGCGCACACCGGGCAGGTCGGGCAGGCGGTGGACGCGCACACGCTGCACGTCGACCGGTGCCTGAACGCGCTGGCGGTGCACGAGCCGCTGCGCGACCTGAGCCTGTGCCACGGCGAGCTGGGCGTGGTGGAGGCGGTGGCGGTGCTGGCCGAGCGCGGCCACGACCGCGCGGAGGCCACCCGCACCCGGCGGGCCGGGGTGCTGCTCGGCGCGCTGGAGCAGGGCGGGGCGCGGTGCGGGACGCCGGGCGGGGTGCCGTCGGCCGGGTTGCTGACCGGGCTGGCGGGGATCGGGTACGGGTTGCTGCGCCTGGGCTTCCCGACGAGCGTGCCGTCCGCGCTGCTGCTGGAGGACCGATGA